The genomic interval AACAGGATCacccagaaggttttcaggaaggagaaactgtcctcaggcaggatatatTGTTGTTATAAAATCCTTACTAAGGAATGTAGGGGGggaaagtttgtcctttcctcctccttgagaattccagacccttaTCTCCtctttgagagccccagacccctctctcctcctcagagaccccagacttcttatcaacctgcctaggaattgactctttcACCAGCTCATACCAAACACTAGGCGTCCTCCACAGAGGGAGTGCTCTAATTatactttgttgttgctgttcagtcactaagtcatgtccaactccttgcgactccatggactgcagcacatcaggctttcttgtcctccgctatctcctggggtttgctcaaacttatgtccattgagttggttatgccatccaaccatgtcatcctccgttgcccccttctcctcctgccttcaacctttcccagcatcagagccttttccaatgagttggctctttgcatcaggtggtctaagtattggagcttcagcatcagtccttccaatgaatatttagggttgatttactttaggattgactggtttgatctcctcgcagtccaagggactctcaagagtcttctccaaccccacacttcaaaagtatcagttctttggtggctggccttttttatggtccatgtATACTTAGGAATTGGTGAATTAGAGGAAATGCTCATGTTTCAGGTCAGTTGGAGCTCGTCTGGAAGAAGAGTGGGTATCTAGCTGTTCCTTGGTCGGGGGCAGTGGGTCACTGAAGGGATCCTGTTCTCCAAAAGAATACAACCTTGTGACCTTGACCTGCAACTTCTCATTGCCTCCCACTTGCTCTCTACTGTCTGCCACTTGTTGCCTAGCTGAGATCCATGTCACCCTATGGGAATGGAAACCTCTCAGTGATGCCTCTGCAGGAGTTCGTGCTGGATGGATTTGCGGGTGGCCCACAGACTCAGGCCCTGCTGTTTGCTCTGTTCCTGGCACTGTATGTGGTGGACGTCCTGGGGAACCTCACCATGATCGTGCTCATCACCCTGGATGCCCGTCTGCACTCCccaatgtacttcttcctcaagAACCTCTCCTTCCTGGACTTGTGCTACTCATCTGTCATCTACCCCAAGGCCCTGTTTGACTTAATGTCGTCAACCAAGGTCATCACCTTTGCAGGATGTGTCACCcagttcttcttcttctccaCCATGATCACCACTGAGGGATTCCTCTTggctgtgatggcctatgaccgcttccTGGCCATCTGCACCCCCCTGCGCTACACCATCTCCATGCGCCCCTCGGTCTGTGCCCGTCTGATGCTGGGCTGCTACTGTGTGGGCTCCTTCAACTCCATCCTGCAGACCAGCTTCACATTCAGCCTCCCGTTCTGCAGCTCCAACCACATTGACCACTTCCACTGTGATATGCTCCCTCTGCTCAAGCTTGCCTGTGCTGACACTACCATTAATGAGCTGGTCATGTTTGCCATCTGTGGCCTCATCATTGTGGGCACCATACTTGTGATCCTCATCTCCTATGGCTACATCACAGTGACCATCCTGAGGATGCGCTCAGGAGGAGGCAGACACAAGCTCTTctccacctgtggctcccacatGACAGTTGTGTCTCTCTGTTATGGGACCCTTTTTGTCATATATGCCCAGCCGGGAgctgtgcagtccatggagcaGGGCAAGGTGGTCTCTGTCTTCTACACGCTGGTCATCCCGATGCTCAACCCCCTCATCTACAGTCTGAGAAACAAAGAGGTGAAGGATGCCCTGTGGAGACTGGGGCAGAAACACACAGCCACGTGAAGGAGGGTGACTGGAGAGACTGGTTTTCCTGAGGGCAGGATAACAGGGCTTTGGAGGAGGCACTAGGTTTAGTTTGAGGAATTAATTCCTCATTCATTTAATTTATTCTTACatccta from Dama dama isolate Ldn47 chromosome 20, ASM3311817v1, whole genome shotgun sequence carries:
- the LOC133040425 gene encoding olfactory receptor 9S13-like; the encoded protein is MSPYGNGNLSVMPLQEFVLDGFAGGPQTQALLFALFLALYVVDVLGNLTMIVLITLDARLHSPMYFFLKNLSFLDLCYSSVIYPKALFDLMSSTKVITFAGCVTQFFFFSTMITTEGFLLAVMAYDRFLAICTPLRYTISMRPSVCARLMLGCYCVGSFNSILQTSFTFSLPFCSSNHIDHFHCDMLPLLKLACADTTINELVMFAICGLIIVGTILVILISYGYITVTILRMRSGGGRHKLFSTCGSHMTVVSLCYGTLFVIYAQPGAVQSMEQGKVVSVFYTLVIPMLNPLIYSLRNKEVKDALWRLGQKHTAT